A genomic region of Rhipicephalus sanguineus isolate Rsan-2018 chromosome 1, BIME_Rsan_1.4, whole genome shotgun sequence contains the following coding sequences:
- the LOC119385361 gene encoding uncharacterized protein LOC119385361, with translation MDLTLITGKAFPTRLTAAWPNLLKARQSLLARWKGQRLSRRLRKKISELNKTIEERCRVLAKQQWDEVCNSVDGQMRNGKTWNLLKHLLDEANTRTSQRHLLARTAHEAKQSSSEEEVMKRLVQKYLPVDSSRATTYPKYGGPANLKLDAKICSEEFHRALHELNGRRTLCVLCPNKVYLHTILRNPDYLSIEYLTEVINDAWKIGEVPDLWKLEHIVLIPKPGKPPNRDNLRPISLTSCVGKVAEHVVLKRLIRYLEDNGIYPHTIIGLRAELSTQNAMKLLKHQVIDRNSRDTRAILGLDLEKAFENVTHSFVLWSIAELGLEGRFCEYPKLLLTRRKPTLRARELVSEEIELGSRGTPQGSRFWRIEDINHTIYADEITIWCSGGSDGQIKRALQEVIDTDEDHLCPMGLRCCPSKSELLLYQPTRRGPKPKGWKPIAESEIKLFTGDGVAIPRVDSIRVHRMTIASNGPNAKTILKLATKTENTVRLVRVPSATSSTSCSGRSRSRPSVSRSEYAQSVYSSSEYSSDIAEAHERAQVARLSTSQTGRRILRELGHSPASVSEKMGQVPREIRELITVAPISMNVHPEYNRGRRRARAAAIIKQIHSEERSVSFVDTAAYRGSRAFSAIVVDSKQQITNCASVRTDDLAIAEQVAIALAILDGERDVIYTDSR, from the exons ATGGACCTGACGCTAATCACCGGCAAGGCCTTTCCAACAAG ATTGACAGCCGCCTGGCCCAACCTGCTCAAGGCCAGGCAGTCGCTTCTCGCCCGCTGGAAAGGCCAGCGCCTGAGCCGCAGGTTGCGCAAAAAGATCTCCGAACTGAACAAGACCATCGAGGAGCGCTGCCGCGTCCTCGCCAAGCAGCAGTGGGACGAAGTCTGCAACTCGGTGGACGGCCAGATGCGCAATGGCAAGACATGGAACCTGCTCAAGCACCTGCTCGACGAGGCTAACACCAGGACCAGCCAGCGGCACCTACTAGCGCGGACCGCACACGAGGCGAAGCAGTCCTCTTCCGAAGAGGAGGTCATGAAGCGGCTGGTGCAAAAGTACCTCCCTGTCGACTCGAGTCGCGCAACGACGTACCCCAAATACGGCGGACCGGCCAACCTTAAACTGGACGCCAAGATCTGCAGCGAAGAGTTTCACCGGGCGCTCCACGAGCTCAATGGAAG GCGAACCCTGTGCGTGTTATGCCCTAATAAAGTTTACTTACATACTATCCTGCGCAACCCGGACTACCTGTCGATCGAATACCTAACCGAAGTCATCAATGATGCTTGGAAGATCGGCGAGGTCCCCGATTTGTGGAAGCTCGAACACATCGTGCTCATCCCCAAGCCCGGCAAGCCACCCAACCGGGACAACCTGCGCCCCATttcgctcacgtcctgcgtgggcaaggtGGCCGAGCACGTGGTGCTCAAAAGGCTCATCCGGTACTTGGAGGACAATGGGATCTATCCGCACACTATTATCGGTTTGCGGGCCGAGCTCTCGACGCAAAACGCTATGAAGCTACTGAAGCACCAAGTCATCGACCGCAACTCTCGAGACACGCGGGCCATTCTCGGCCTAGACCTGGAGAAAGCCTTCGAGAATGTTACCCACTCTTTCGTGTTGTGGTCGATCGCCGAGCTCGGCCTGGAGGGCAGATTCTGCGAGTACCCCAAATTGTTGCTGACCCGCAGGAAACCCACCCTCAGGGCGCGAGAGCTGGTCTCCGAAGAGATCGAGCTGGGCTCGCGCGGCACCCCTCAGGGATCG AGGTTCTGGCGCATCGAGGACATTAACCACACGATTTACGCCGACGAGATCACCATTTGGTGCTCGGGCGGCAGTGACGGGCAGATCAAGCGCGCCCTGCAGGAAGTCATAGACACCGACGAAGATCACCTCTGTCCTATGGGCCTGAGGTGTTGCCCAAGCAAGTCCGAGCTCCTCCTCTACCAACCCACTAGGCGAGGGCCCAAACCCAAGGGCTGGAAACCGATCGCGGAGAGTGAGATCAAGCTCTTCACCGGAGACGGCGTCGCAATACCCAGAGTTGACTCCATTCGGGTCCATCGCATGACCATCGCGTCCAACGGTCCCAACGCCAAGACTATACTCAAGCTCGCAACTAAGACGGAAAACACGGTTCGGCTAGTACG CGTGCCGAGCGCGACAAGCTCAACGTCCTGCTCAGGAAGATCACGAAGCCGGCCCTCGGTATCCCGATCAGAATACGCACAGAGCGTCTACTCCAGCTCAGAGTACAGCTCAGATATTGCCGAAGCGCATGAGCGGGCACAGGTGGCGCGTCTTTCAACCTCCCAGACCGGTAGGCGTATACTACGAGAGCTCGGCCACTCCCCGGCTTCAGTGAGCGAGAAGATGGGACAGGTGCCCCGCGAGATTCGCGAACTCATTACCGTGGCACCGATCTCGATGAACGTCCATCCCGAGTACAACCGCGGCAGGCGACGGGCCAGAGCAGCTGCTATTATCAAGCAGATTCACAGCGAGGAACGCAGCGTTAGCTTCGTCGACACGGCAGCCTACCGCGGGAGCCGCGCCTTTTCCGCGATTGTCGTCGACTCCAAACAGCAAATCACCAACTGCGCATCGGTCCGCACCGACGACCTGGCAATtgccgagcaagtggccatcgccctggccatcCTGGACGGCGAAAGGGATGTCATCTATACCGACTCGAGGTGA